Proteins encoded within one genomic window of Sinorhizobium arboris LMG 14919:
- a CDS encoding ParB N-terminal domain-containing protein yields MRYYLLQPNNLTPTEEVDCRHVLELEEEILQAKFWKAPIAVHKEALFVMDGHHRLAVAKRLQLRVLPAILLDYHGVRVDAWRPGEIVTPEIIFAMARSGRKFPAKTTKHVFDAQFPECKIPLRDLGYDRDKGP; encoded by the coding sequence ATGCGCTACTATCTGTTACAGCCCAACAATTTGACCCCGACCGAAGAGGTTGATTGCCGACACGTTCTTGAGCTTGAAGAAGAGATTCTCCAAGCCAAATTCTGGAAGGCTCCAATTGCTGTCCATAAGGAAGCGCTTTTTGTAATGGATGGCCATCACAGGCTGGCTGTCGCCAAGCGGCTTCAATTGAGAGTATTGCCGGCAATCTTACTAGACTACCACGGTGTTCGTGTAGATGCTTGGCGCCCGGGAGAGATAGTTACTCCCGAGATCATTTTTGCTATGGCCCGCAGCGGAAGGAAGTTCCCTGCCAAGACAACCAAACATGTCTTCGACGCTCAGTTCCCCGAATGTAAAATCCCTTTGAGGGATCTCGGATATGATCGGGACAAGGGCCCCTAA